In the Kitasatospora terrestris genome, one interval contains:
- a CDS encoding HNH endonuclease — MGIRDLTDVDAVLSALREFDDVGQKSFLETHGFRSSTRYYLQHADCLYDPKAIAGVAHGYQHGKSLAYNDFHGGEASTNAVLRRLGFTVLSGIPSTIEEERAWRFTIWKNLCARQNADGLLSPGDLRAVNAYGSQQGIWVDKARTEKLSPVGLAVGLKHTGVDYPDEVDDEGALYHYPETKRAGQDIAEIDATKETAAHQLPVFLISEHGPLRSVRLGWVAGWEDESKLFFITFGERAPEQILDKDHSEDHAFQLEGSRRRQRTGTVVSRPDQARFKIEVFQRYGPRCPLSGVAVPQMIEAAHLRPDAENGSSDPRNGLPMNAALHRAFDAHLFAVHPTTLHVMVRPQGPTLEELGITTPRLALPKLPHESALEWRYTKWLEKNKIDPADVVPPGGH; from the coding sequence GTGGGGATCCGAGACCTGACGGATGTAGATGCGGTCCTGAGCGCGCTCAGGGAGTTCGACGATGTAGGGCAGAAGAGCTTCCTCGAGACCCACGGCTTCAGGTCCTCCACCCGCTACTACCTCCAACACGCCGACTGCCTCTACGACCCCAAGGCGATCGCGGGAGTTGCCCACGGCTACCAACACGGGAAGTCCCTGGCCTACAACGACTTCCACGGCGGAGAGGCGAGCACCAACGCCGTCCTGCGGCGTCTCGGCTTCACCGTCCTGTCCGGCATACCCTCCACCATCGAGGAGGAGCGGGCCTGGCGCTTCACCATCTGGAAGAACCTCTGCGCCCGGCAGAACGCCGACGGGCTGCTCTCCCCCGGCGACCTGCGCGCAGTGAACGCCTACGGCAGCCAACAGGGCATCTGGGTCGACAAGGCCCGCACCGAGAAGCTGAGCCCCGTCGGCCTGGCCGTGGGACTCAAGCACACGGGCGTCGACTACCCCGACGAGGTGGACGACGAAGGGGCGCTCTACCACTACCCCGAGACCAAGCGGGCCGGCCAGGACATCGCCGAGATCGACGCCACCAAGGAGACGGCCGCCCACCAGCTGCCCGTCTTCCTCATCTCGGAGCACGGTCCACTGCGCTCGGTACGGCTCGGTTGGGTCGCAGGTTGGGAGGACGAGAGCAAGCTCTTCTTCATCACGTTCGGCGAGCGAGCACCGGAGCAGATCCTCGACAAGGACCACTCAGAGGACCACGCCTTCCAGTTAGAGGGCAGCCGGCGCCGTCAACGCACGGGAACCGTCGTTAGCCGGCCCGACCAGGCCCGCTTCAAAATCGAGGTCTTCCAGCGGTACGGTCCCCGATGCCCGCTGTCCGGTGTTGCGGTCCCCCAAATGATCGAAGCCGCCCATCTCCGGCCCGACGCCGAGAACGGCAGCTCCGACCCCCGCAACGGCCTCCCCATGAACGCAGCCCTCCACCGCGCGTTCGACGCCCACCTCTTCGCCGTCCACCCGACCACCCTCCACGTGATGGTCCGCCCTCAGGGCCCGACGCTGGAGGAGCTCGGAATCACCACTCCCCGACTGGCACTGCCCAAGCTCCCGCACGAGAGCGCGCTGGAATGGCGCTACACAAAGTGGCTCGAGAAGAACAAGATCGATCCCGCGGATGTTGTACCGCCCGGCGGCCACTGA
- a CDS encoding class I SAM-dependent methyltransferase, whose amino-acid sequence MTDRPTEWWSTFFTDVYTGSDLELRDAATAEAMVRCVTSALDLKPGATLLDLACGTGRHSVPLGAAGFRVTGVDLMEPYLAQGRERAERAGQRVSFVRADMRDLSALPEGSFDAVVSLHTSFGFFHTEEENLAVLREVRDRLSPGGRLLIDVMNRDWFLTQSGESFGTAPEEFVVRNFDSSTGTTYLYEERFDALTSRIAWNIQAFDPASGTVRRTVTADYRVYSAHELTALLTRAGLTPDGLHGDYDLSPFHIHSPHLICTATRPAGEE is encoded by the coding sequence GTGACCGACCGTCCCACCGAGTGGTGGAGCACCTTCTTCACCGACGTCTACACCGGCTCCGACCTGGAGCTGCGCGACGCGGCCACCGCCGAGGCGATGGTGCGCTGCGTCACCAGCGCGCTCGACCTGAAACCCGGCGCCACCCTGCTCGACCTGGCCTGCGGCACCGGCCGCCACAGCGTGCCGCTCGGCGCGGCGGGTTTCCGGGTCACCGGCGTGGACCTGATGGAGCCGTACCTCGCACAGGGCCGCGAGCGGGCCGAGCGCGCCGGGCAACGGGTCTCCTTCGTGCGGGCCGACATGCGCGACCTGAGCGCCCTCCCCGAGGGCTCCTTCGACGCCGTGGTGAGCCTGCACACCAGCTTCGGCTTCTTCCACACCGAGGAGGAGAACCTCGCCGTCCTGCGCGAGGTCCGCGACCGCCTTTCCCCGGGCGGGCGGCTCCTGATCGACGTGATGAACCGGGACTGGTTCCTCACCCAGAGCGGCGAGTCCTTCGGCACCGCGCCGGAGGAGTTCGTGGTCCGCAACTTCGACTCCAGCACCGGGACGACGTACCTGTACGAGGAGCGGTTCGACGCGCTGACCAGCCGGATCGCCTGGAACATCCAGGCTTTCGACCCCGCCTCGGGCACCGTCCGGCGCACTGTCACCGCCGACTACCGCGTCTACAGCGCCCACGAGCTCACCGCCCTGCTCACCCGAGCAGGCCTGACCCCGGACGGGCTGCACGGGGACTACGACCTCAGCCCGTTCCACATCCACTCACCGCACCTGATCTGCACGGCCACCCGCCCGGCCGGAGAGGAGTGA
- a CDS encoding SIS domain-containing protein: MPRTFQETALHRMIHAQAEAVDRLAEADLAQAAERLAGARRVLLLGTGTSQHAAELGAMMLGHAGVDARWSSAAQFARWGAPLRSGDAVVVITHTAETAFALRCREQALAAGVPTVSITGVGTGDWPEAVETVAKEQSETYTVSYTAALTVLAGLAHRLGAESYGPEQLHRAAEAIREAGQDPGLDAVALPARALAVIGAGPWGVTAREGALKVREAARILAEGYESELYLHGSAVPFGAADGLLLLEPGADQDGLTAALGAAAAAEGITVGTLSATGAAAELPPVLAQLPLTVRLQLLAGHWAELRHQNPDVAIVGAWAKTELWGIGAP; the protein is encoded by the coding sequence ATGCCCCGCACCTTCCAGGAGACCGCCCTCCACCGCATGATCCACGCCCAGGCGGAGGCCGTCGACCGCCTGGCCGAGGCCGACCTCGCGCAGGCCGCCGAGCGGCTGGCCGGCGCCCGCCGGGTGCTGCTGCTCGGCACCGGCACCAGCCAGCACGCCGCCGAGCTCGGCGCCATGATGCTCGGTCACGCCGGGGTGGACGCCCGCTGGTCCTCCGCCGCCCAGTTCGCCCGATGGGGCGCGCCGCTGCGCTCCGGCGACGCCGTCGTGGTGATCACCCACACGGCCGAGACGGCCTTCGCGCTGCGCTGCCGCGAGCAGGCGCTCGCGGCAGGCGTGCCCACGGTCTCGATCACCGGCGTCGGCACCGGCGACTGGCCGGAGGCGGTCGAGACAGTGGCCAAGGAGCAGTCCGAGACCTACACCGTCAGCTACACCGCCGCCCTCACCGTGCTCGCCGGGCTCGCCCACCGCCTGGGCGCCGAGAGTTACGGCCCCGAGCAGCTGCACCGCGCTGCCGAGGCGATCCGCGAGGCCGGCCAGGACCCGGGCCTGGATGCCGTCGCCCTGCCCGCCCGGGCGCTGGCCGTGATCGGCGCCGGGCCCTGGGGCGTCACCGCCCGGGAGGGCGCGCTGAAGGTCCGCGAGGCCGCCCGCATCCTCGCCGAGGGCTACGAGTCGGAGCTCTACCTGCACGGCTCGGCCGTGCCGTTCGGTGCCGCCGACGGCCTGCTGCTGTTGGAGCCCGGGGCCGACCAGGACGGCCTGACCGCCGCCCTCGGCGCGGCCGCCGCCGCGGAGGGCATCACCGTCGGCACCCTCTCCGCCACCGGCGCGGCCGCCGAACTGCCCCCGGTGCTGGCCCAGCTCCCGCTGACCGTCCGGCTCCAGCTGCTGGCCGGCCACTGGGCCGAACTGCGCCACCAGAACCCGGACGTGGCGATCGTCGGCGCCTGGGCCAAGACCGAGCTGTGGGGCATCGGCGCGCCGTGA
- a CDS encoding HD domain-containing protein, with protein MDDELVRWAVQTAEAELSGFLPQRWAHSRGVAARAGGLASVLGDDAGLLRAAAVLHDIGYAPRLVTTGFHPLDGARLLRDVHGADHRLTRLVANHSFALLEAEERGLRGALEAEFPPLEDQRLVDALVFCDMTTTPGGASTTAAERVAEIVSRHGADSVVGRFIRRSTPEVLAAVARVEATPATQPR; from the coding sequence ATGGATGACGAGCTGGTGCGATGGGCCGTCCAGACGGCTGAGGCCGAGCTCAGCGGCTTCCTGCCGCAACGGTGGGCACATTCGCGAGGTGTGGCGGCACGTGCAGGAGGCCTCGCGAGCGTGCTCGGCGATGATGCCGGCCTACTTCGCGCGGCAGCCGTGCTGCACGACATCGGATACGCGCCCCGGCTGGTGACTACCGGATTCCACCCGCTCGACGGCGCCCGGTTACTCCGTGACGTCCATGGCGCGGACCACCGGCTGACACGGTTGGTGGCGAACCACTCGTTCGCACTGCTGGAGGCGGAGGAGCGCGGGCTTCGTGGTGCGCTGGAGGCAGAGTTCCCGCCGCTGGAGGACCAGCGACTGGTGGACGCGCTGGTCTTCTGCGACATGACGACGACACCCGGCGGGGCCAGCACGACTGCCGCGGAACGGGTGGCGGAGATCGTCAGCCGCCACGGGGCGGACAGCGTGGTGGGGCGGTTCATCCGCCGGTCGACACCGGAGGTCTTGGCGGCGGTGGCGCGAGTGGAGGCGACGCCGGCTACTCAGCCGAGGTAG
- a CDS encoding DUF1963 domain-containing protein, with translation MTTLMTYAGAAAPDALQTRTGGIPLAPPGTAWPHCATCTGPMQFLAHVLLDDLGHHAGQGATGGRGLLALFMCQNDPGMCAEWNPTSGGNQALIFPTTGLQPIPVPTLDTENEDEDTVLLGEVSAVTFEPPTPADYDQAHKEWRTTHTSRSPMEILGQLGGHPTWLQYDETPACPTCTEAMTLVTQLEEGCTHTTGMNFGGRGKAYAFACEPCARARFLWQC, from the coding sequence GTGACCACCCTCATGACCTACGCAGGCGCCGCCGCCCCCGACGCCCTCCAGACCCGCACCGGCGGCATCCCCCTCGCCCCGCCCGGCACCGCCTGGCCCCACTGCGCCACCTGCACCGGTCCCATGCAGTTCCTCGCCCACGTCCTCCTCGACGACCTCGGCCACCACGCCGGCCAGGGCGCCACCGGAGGCCGCGGCCTCCTCGCCCTCTTCATGTGCCAGAACGACCCGGGCATGTGCGCCGAATGGAACCCCACCTCGGGCGGCAACCAGGCGCTGATCTTCCCCACCACCGGCCTGCAGCCCATCCCCGTCCCCACCCTCGACACCGAGAACGAGGACGAGGACACCGTCCTCCTCGGCGAGGTCAGCGCCGTCACCTTCGAGCCCCCGACCCCCGCGGACTACGACCAGGCACACAAGGAATGGCGGACAACCCACACCAGCCGCTCCCCCATGGAGATCCTCGGCCAACTCGGCGGCCACCCCACCTGGCTCCAGTACGACGAAACCCCCGCCTGCCCGACCTGCACCGAGGCGATGACCCTGGTCACCCAGCTCGAAGAAGGTTGCACCCACACCACCGGCATGAACTTCGGCGGCCGCGGCAAGGCCTACGCCTTCGCCTGCGAGCCCTGCGCCCGAGCCCGCTTCCTCTGGCAGTGCTGA
- a CDS encoding methionine--tRNA ligase produces MPVFSIVTAAPPTPNGDLHLGHLAGPYSGADVYTRACHLRAEGALYATGSDVHQSYVPAKARTLGHEPLAMAQDFADEIAAIFDSIGFAVDSYVRPQHSTGHQEAVRDFVLALERQGRLERRTEDCLYCEGCERYLFEAYVRGGCPHCGVATDGSSCEVCAWPNVCTDLADPRCTSCDRAPVLRSYQRLVFPLSRYTERLAEYHRRTVMSPRLRAFCLELTAAGLPDIPLSHPTGWGLPVPVAGFEDQRVYVWAEMAPGYLNAVAEALSRRGDATDPRQVWDSAEVVQFFGFDNSYFHAALIPALLMACDEALRLPDALLTNEFYELDAAKFSTSRRHAIWATDLLAHVPADTVRFVLALDRPEDERTNFTWQRFHALADGELAGRWQPWLASVLDRLAAGAATELTGLTDGHRTQLAELARLAARGHGAYLAGSFSPRTAAQALCDLVRSTAGFAAGHPEDAATLAVEATAAQLLAQLAYPVMPEFAERLWRALGHTGPVRWTGVGPLAAEGAAEAGITFFGPQPADLEAKVMDR; encoded by the coding sequence ATGCCCGTGTTCAGCATAGTCACCGCCGCACCGCCGACCCCGAACGGCGACCTCCACCTGGGGCACCTGGCCGGCCCGTACTCCGGCGCCGACGTCTACACCCGCGCCTGCCACCTGCGCGCCGAGGGCGCCCTGTACGCGACCGGCTCGGACGTCCACCAGAGCTACGTGCCGGCCAAAGCCCGCACCCTGGGCCACGAACCCCTGGCGATGGCCCAGGACTTCGCCGACGAGATCGCCGCCATCTTCGACTCGATCGGCTTCGCTGTCGACTCCTACGTCCGCCCCCAGCACTCGACGGGCCACCAGGAGGCCGTCCGCGACTTCGTGCTCGCGCTGGAGCGGCAGGGCCGGCTGGAGCGCCGCACCGAGGACTGCCTCTACTGCGAGGGCTGCGAGCGCTACCTCTTCGAGGCGTACGTCCGGGGCGGCTGCCCGCACTGCGGTGTGGCCACCGACGGCAGCTCCTGCGAGGTCTGCGCCTGGCCCAACGTCTGCACCGACCTGGCCGACCCCCGCTGCACCAGCTGCGACCGGGCCCCCGTGCTGCGCTCCTACCAGCGCCTGGTCTTCCCGCTCAGCCGGTACACCGAGCGGCTCGCCGAGTACCACCGCCGGACGGTGATGAGCCCGCGGCTCCGCGCCTTCTGCCTGGAGCTGACCGCGGCCGGGCTGCCGGACATCCCGCTCAGTCACCCCACCGGCTGGGGTCTGCCGGTGCCGGTAGCGGGCTTCGAGGACCAGCGGGTCTACGTCTGGGCCGAGATGGCGCCAGGCTACCTCAACGCGGTGGCCGAGGCGCTCAGCCGCCGGGGCGACGCCACCGACCCCCGGCAGGTGTGGGACAGCGCCGAGGTCGTGCAGTTCTTCGGCTTCGACAACAGCTACTTCCACGCCGCGCTGATCCCCGCCCTGCTGATGGCCTGCGACGAGGCGTTGCGGCTGCCGGACGCGCTGCTGACCAACGAGTTCTACGAGCTCGACGCGGCGAAGTTCTCCACCAGCCGCCGGCACGCGATCTGGGCCACCGACCTGCTGGCCCACGTGCCCGCCGACACCGTGCGCTTCGTGCTGGCCCTGGACCGGCCCGAGGACGAGCGGACCAACTTCACCTGGCAGCGCTTCCACGCTCTGGCGGACGGCGAGTTGGCCGGGCGCTGGCAGCCCTGGCTGGCCTCGGTGCTCGACCGCCTGGCGGCCGGCGCCGCCACCGAGCTCACCGGCCTGACCGACGGGCACCGCACGCAGCTGGCCGAGCTGGCCCGCCTCGCCGCCCGCGGCCACGGCGCGTACCTGGCCGGGAGCTTCTCGCCGCGCACCGCCGCCCAGGCGCTCTGCGACCTGGTCCGCAGCACCGCCGGGTTCGCGGCCGGGCACCCCGAGGACGCCGCGACGCTTGCGGTGGAGGCGACGGCCGCGCAGCTGCTCGCCCAGCTCGCCTACCCCGTCATGCCGGAGTTCGCCGAGCGGCTCTGGCGGGCGCTGGGCCACACCGGGCCGGTCCGCTGGACGGGCGTCGGCCCGCTCGCGGCCGAGGGCGCGGCGGAGGCGGGGATCACCTTCTTCGGCCCCCAGCCCGCCGATCTGGAGGCCAAGGTGATGGACCGGTGA
- a CDS encoding NUDIX hydrolase: MRGTARTGRTEYLNDPDAPKADTLVFASNLLVVDDDSAILLQRRRDTGLEETGVVAVVTGFLGVYTNPNHIVAYTDGEIRQQYENAYIGRPVGGEPTINDEADGVRWVLSVDLDQYDIHPGMRQQIGDYLAGTYPYLG, from the coding sequence CTGAGGGGAACAGCACGCACGGGCAGGACTGAGTACCTCAACGACCCCGACGCCCCGAAGGCCGACACCCTTGTCTTCGCCAGCAACCTGCTCGTGGTTGACGACGACAGCGCCATCTTGCTCCAACGCCGTCGCGACACCGGCCTGGAGGAGACGGGCGTCGTCGCGGTGGTGACCGGCTTCCTGGGCGTCTACACCAATCCGAACCACATCGTCGCCTACACCGACGGCGAGATCCGCCAGCAGTACGAGAACGCCTACATCGGCCGTCCCGTGGGTGGCGAGCCCACCATCAACGACGAGGCCGACGGCGTCCGCTGGGTCCTGTCCGTGGACCTCGACCAGTACGACATCCACCCCGGCATGCGTCAGCAGATCGGCGACTACCTCGCTGGCACCTACCCCTACCTCGGCTGA
- a CDS encoding tyrosine-type recombinase/integrase, translating into MVMELGLEHLRRPDLRHTGLTWMADAGVPLHVLRKIAGHGSLTTTQRYLHPDRRSIELAGEALSAHLSGPRQAPGPAVVPQDPSGRRLRLVR; encoded by the coding sequence GTGGTGATGGAGCTGGGCTTGGAGCACCTACGGCGCCCCGACCTCCGCCATACCGGGCTCACGTGGATGGCGGACGCGGGCGTGCCACTGCACGTCCTGCGGAAGATCGCTGGTCACGGATCGCTGACGACCACCCAGCGGTATCTACACCCGGACCGCCGCTCGATCGAGCTGGCCGGCGAGGCGCTGAGCGCCCACCTCAGCGGGCCGCGGCAGGCCCCCGGTCCCGCCGTGGTCCCGCAGGACCCTTCCGGTCGGCGTCTGCGGCTTGTTCGCTGA
- a CDS encoding FAD-dependent oxidoreductase: MSTALVVGAGVVGLSVARELALRGHRVTVADPNQPGEQGPSAAESRILRCAYGARSRYAELTWRSLGRWRELERESGQQLLVPSGVLSFASRGTATGWEERSLAALRGLGVPAERLSPREVARRFPAVGTEGLEFALYEPEAGVLRARRAVRALAASCRAHGCAFVRGEARPAGAGVLVDGAEHRADLVVWAVGAALPGLFPELACGRPAGQVSYYLDSPALPCGPGAPAWLDLGRAMYGIGALSSAGVKVVPDVEAPPGVLPASPPELPQPARAYLQRRFPALAGAPVLAAETCTYTTTEDEEFVLGRHPAAPTVWLVGGDSGHGFKNAPAWGSYVCDVLEGTTSPHPRWRLRPATTR, from the coding sequence TTGAGCACCGCGCTCGTCGTCGGGGCGGGGGTGGTCGGCCTCTCGGTCGCCCGTGAACTCGCCCTCCGAGGGCACCGGGTGACCGTTGCCGACCCCAACCAGCCCGGCGAGCAGGGACCTTCGGCGGCCGAGTCCCGCATCCTGCGCTGCGCCTACGGGGCGCGGAGCCGGTACGCGGAGCTCACCTGGCGGTCGCTGGGCCGCTGGCGGGAGTTGGAGCGCGAGAGCGGGCAGCAGTTGCTGGTCCCGTCCGGGGTGCTCAGCTTCGCCTCGCGGGGGACGGCCACCGGCTGGGAGGAACGGTCGCTGGCCGCGCTGCGTGGCCTCGGCGTCCCGGCTGAGCGGCTGTCGCCCAGGGAAGTGGCCCGGCGCTTCCCCGCCGTGGGCACCGAGGGACTGGAGTTCGCGCTGTACGAGCCAGAGGCGGGCGTGCTGCGCGCCCGCCGGGCCGTCCGGGCGCTGGCCGCCTCCTGCCGGGCGCACGGCTGCGCGTTCGTGCGCGGCGAGGCCCGGCCGGCCGGGGCGGGGGTGCTGGTGGACGGCGCCGAGCACCGGGCCGACCTGGTGGTCTGGGCGGTCGGCGCCGCCCTGCCCGGGCTCTTCCCTGAGCTGGCCTGCGGGCGGCCGGCGGGCCAGGTGAGCTACTACCTGGACTCGCCCGCGCTGCCCTGCGGGCCCGGGGCACCGGCCTGGCTCGACCTGGGCCGCGCCATGTACGGCATAGGGGCGTTGAGCAGCGCCGGGGTCAAGGTCGTCCCCGACGTCGAGGCGCCGCCCGGTGTGTTGCCCGCCTCGCCGCCCGAACTGCCGCAGCCCGCCCGGGCCTACCTGCAGCGACGGTTCCCGGCGCTGGCCGGGGCGCCGGTGCTCGCCGCCGAGACCTGTACCTACACGACCACCGAGGACGAGGAGTTCGTCCTGGGGCGGCACCCGGCCGCCCCGACCGTCTGGCTGGTAGGGGGCGACTCCGGCCACGGCTTCAAGAACGCGCCCGCATGGGGGAGTTACGTATGCGACGTACTGGAGGGCACGACCTCGCCGCACCCGCGGTGGCGGCTGCGCCCGGCGACGACCCGCTGA
- a CDS encoding DUF4178 domain-containing protein, producing MTGLMDLRPGDTLPGGLSVRGAVQVGSATQRWAEYLLTGEAAGTGTTLWLAVEALPDGTERSSYWHRTTAEAAGFDPDLPTLDGQLLAVVERGHGDYRAVGEFGGLPGLRAGTGRLHYVDYTGPGLRASLEYFGPAGHDAPGSPGLLGVEARPPA from the coding sequence ATGACCGGGCTGATGGACCTGCGCCCGGGTGACACCCTGCCGGGCGGGCTGAGCGTCCGGGGCGCCGTCCAGGTCGGCAGCGCCACCCAGCGCTGGGCGGAGTACCTGCTGACCGGCGAGGCCGCCGGGACCGGCACGACACTCTGGCTGGCGGTCGAGGCCTTGCCGGACGGCACCGAACGCAGCTCGTACTGGCACCGCACCACCGCCGAGGCGGCCGGCTTCGACCCCGATCTCCCCACCCTGGACGGCCAGTTGCTCGCCGTGGTCGAGCGCGGCCACGGCGACTACCGGGCAGTCGGCGAGTTCGGCGGCCTGCCCGGCCTGCGCGCCGGCACCGGCCGGCTGCACTACGTCGACTACACCGGCCCCGGGCTCCGGGCCAGCCTGGAGTACTTCGGCCCGGCGGGCCACGACGCCCCCGGCTCCCCCGGCCTCCTCGGCGTCGAGGCCCGGCCGCCCGCCTGA
- a CDS encoding cupin domain-containing protein: protein MLIRPMTEHELTDAYGIRYQQLYPHGGEDLAPWGFGRAVVEPGGATEPHQHEENEVFVFLEGSGEITIGEERAPVHPDLSVFIPGGSRHQVTNASSDQRLVFLSIYWPESHGPVSL, encoded by the coding sequence ATGCTGATCCGTCCGATGACCGAGCACGAACTGACCGACGCATACGGCATCCGCTACCAGCAGCTCTACCCGCACGGCGGGGAGGACTTGGCCCCCTGGGGGTTCGGCAGGGCCGTGGTCGAGCCCGGCGGGGCGACCGAGCCGCACCAGCACGAGGAGAACGAGGTCTTCGTCTTCCTTGAGGGCAGCGGCGAGATCACCATCGGCGAGGAGCGCGCGCCCGTCCACCCCGACCTGTCCGTGTTCATCCCCGGCGGCAGCCGCCACCAGGTGACGAACGCCAGCAGCGACCAGCGGCTGGTCTTCCTCTCCATCTACTGGCCGGAGAGCCACGGACCCGTCAGCCTCTGA